The stretch of DNA GAAGGCCGTGTCGATACTGTTGTTGCGCAGGTCGGAAATGCCCGAACTGATCTGTACCGAATACACCGTGTTGGGTTTCCACCCGCCTTTCGGATGCACGGTCAAGCGGTCACGGTGCCAATCCACACTGGCATCCTTGACGCGCGGACTGATGAACACCAGGCCGTCCAGCGACGTCGCGTTCTTGGGGGTTTCGCTGATGACTTCGTTGAATCGGATTTCCAGATCCTTGAGCTTGGCACCCACCGTCATGGTCTTGGGTGCAATGCCGAGAATGACCGGTGCCGTCACGTCAGGCGGGCCACCAGGCGGCTGACCGGCGTTGGCGCAGGCGGCGGCCATGCCGGCCGTACACGCGGCGACCACAACACTCAGTATGCGCAGCAGTCGCCCGTGCGTCGGGGTCATGCGTCCAATTGGTCGAGCTTGCGGCGCAACAGCGCGAGCCGAGCCTGCCAGTCGGCGGCCTTGGCGCGCTCGGCGTCCACAATGGCCGGTGGCGCCTTGGCCATGAACTTTTCGTTGGACAAGCGACCCAGCAGGGCATCGAGCGCCTGTTGCAACTGCGCAATTTCCGCCGACAGCCGCAGCCGTTCCTTCTCCAGATCGATCATGCCGGCCAGCGGCACGTGGATTGTGACCCGCTGACCGACAATGCTGGCGGCCGCCTCGCGCGGTGTGTCCCCGCTCACCGTGATGGCGGCCCGCGTGAACGATCCAATCACGGCGGCTTGCGTAGCCACCACGTCAACCGATTCGCTGGTGGGATTGACGATCGCGGTGATCATCGCGCCCGGTGTGACGTTGTATTCGGCACGCACCTGCCGAATGCCTTGCACGGCCTCACGCGCCGACTCGAACAGCGCCACGAGTGCGCGCTCGCGGTCGGATACCGCACCGGCCACGCGCGCCGTTGGCCAGGCGGCCTGCGCCAGGAACTCCCCATCCGGCGTTTGCGGAAGATGTTGCCAGAGTGCTTCGGTGATGAACGGGATCATCGGCTGCAACAGTCGCAACGCACCATCGAACGCGTGCGCGAGCACGGCGCGCGCGACTTCGCGATCGGCACCACCCTCGGCGAACAGTCGTGGCTTGATGGACTCCAGATACCAGTCTGCCAACTCGTTCCAGACGAACCGCCGCGCCGCTTCGGCATACTCCGACAGTCGCAGTCCACGACCACGCTCGGCGTCAGTCCATGTCAAGCCGTTGGCGGGACGTGCTGGTCCCAGCGCGGCGTTGCACTCGTCGATGGCGGTGTCGAGACGCTCGAGAATCCACGCGTCGGCGGCCGTCAGTGATCCGTCGGCCAGCGCCGCCAGCGATTGCACCGGCTCGGTGCCCACGCGCGACAGCAGGAACCGACCGATGTTCCAGAGCTTGGTGCAGAAGTTGCGGCCAGGCGCGAACGACTTGTCCAGGTCGTTGGGGTCGAGCATGACATCGACACCAAGACCCAACCCGGCAACCATCGTCCAGCGCAACGCGTCGGCTCCATAAAGGCGCACCACGTCCAGCGGATCGATGCCGTTGCCCAGTGACTTGGACATCTTGCGATGAACCATGTCGCGCACCGTTCCGTGCAGGTACACCGTGTGAAACGGCGACTGGCCCATGAACCAGCAGCCCGACATCACCATGCGCGAGACCCAGAAGAACAGGATCTCCGGTGCGGTGACGAGTACGTCGCCGGGATAGAACGCCTTGAGGTCCGCGCTGTCCGCGTTGGGCCAGCCAAGCGTCGAGATGGGCCACAGCCACGACGAGAACCATGTGTCGAGCACATCTTCATCCTGACGCACCGTGCCGCCGCACGTGGGGCAGTTCGAGACATCGTGACGGGAAACAATCGGCGCCTGATCACAGGCGTCGCAGTACCAGACGGGGACGCGATGGCCCCACCAGATCTGGCGCGAGATGTTCCAGTCGCGAATCCCTTCCAGCCAGTTCACGTACACCGCTTCCCAGCGGTCGGGCAGAATGCGCAGTTCGCCACTGCGCAGCACGCCGAGCGCCTTTTCCGCCAGCGGCTGCATCCGCACAAACCACTGGTCCGACAGACGCGGCTCCACCACCGTGTCGCAGCGATAGCAGTGCCGAACACTGTGCTGATGCGGTTCGACCTTCACCAACGCGCCCGCTGCCTCCAGCATCGCGACAATCTTCGTGCGTGCCTCGAATCGATCGAGACCCGCCAACGCGGACGGCACGCGACCGGCAGCCGATTCGACTTCGCGCACCACGCCTGCCGCATCGATGATCACCGGCATGGCGAGCGCATGCCGCTTGCCGACTTCGAAATCGTTGGGGTCGTGGGCGGGCGTGATCTTCACCGCCCCCGAGCCGAACGCGGGATCGGTGTAAGTGTCGGCCACCACCGGTATGCGCACACCGTTGAGCGGCAGCACCACGTCCCGACCCACAAACGCGAGATAGCGCTCGTCGTCCGGGTGCACCGCCACGGCGACGTCGCCCAACATCGTCTCCGGTCGCGTGGTTGCTACGATCACGCTGTGTGAAGGATCGTCCGCCAGCACGTAGCGCAGGTGATACAGCTTGCCCGCCGTGTCCGTGAACTCCGCCTCCTCATCGGACAGCGAGGTGCCACAACGCGGGCACCAATGGATGACCCGGTGGCCCTTGTACACCAGGCCGTCCTCGTGCAGGCGGACAAACGCCTCGCGCACCGCCACCGAAAGCTCGGGCGAGAACGTGTAGGCCGTGCGCGACCAGTCGGCACTCGATCCGATGGCCTTCAACTGCGTGAGGATTTCGCCGCCCGTTTGTTCGACGAATTCCGCCACGCGCGATACAAAGGCCGACCGCCCGACATCGAATCGCGTCTGGCCTTCCGCCGCCAACTGCTTTTCAACGACGTTCTGCGTGGCGATGCCGGCGTGATCCGTACCCGGCAGCCACAGCGCCTCGTCGCCGGCCATGCGTCGCCAGCGGATCAGCACGTCCTGCACGGTGTTGTTGAGACCGTGACCCACGTGCAGCACCGCCGTCACATTGGGCGGCGGCATCACAATCACATAGGGCTCACGCGTGGTGGCCCGCGCCGCATCGGCGACAAAGACGCCATGTTCGGTCCAGCGCGGATACCACTCGGCTTCAGTTGTCGCAGCGTCGTACTGCGGGGGCAGCGGATTCAGGTCGGGCAAAGTCATCCGGGGAAGCTAGCGATCCGTCGCAGACTGACCAGCGCGCGAACGGTCAGTATCCCGGACCGTGAGGCTGTCCATCACGTCCTGCACATCCGGCACCCCCCGCGCCAGCGTCAGCGCATGCGCCAACTCCCTTTCACTGTGCACCCAGCCGGTGAGCTCAATGGTGCCATCGCCGATCGCCCCGATATCGATCGCCCGGCCGCGCAGCGTCGGATCGTTCCGGAACACCTCCAAAACGCGCGCCTCCAACTCGGCTTCGTCCGGATGTGACCACGCGCTGTCGTACTCTTCCGGGAGATAGGCCCCGTCAGTGTCCCCACCCTCGTCGTCATCAGCCAACATCTCCGATGCGTCCGGTGGCGTGTCGGCCGCTCCCGACTCGTCCTGCTCATCGGGCTGTCTCCGTTTCCGGGCGCCGCGAACACGAGATGTCAGGCCATCCAGCCCACCACTTCGTTCGGCCAGGACAACCCCCAGAGCCAGCCCGGTGACGGCGCCGAGTGCAACGAGCAGGAGCATACGACTGCGCTGCTGTCTGCGAGGGCGGAAACGTAGTCTGGACATGCACTTCCCTCCGGTGGAACAGGGGTCAGCTGGTGGCGCCTCACTACATACAACGATAACTTCTCCCGTTACGCGCGTGCACCTGCCCACTCTGGAAATCGCAACACATGATCGACGCTCCGCTTGCCGCCTCGCCTGCCGACCAGATGATTGTCCTGACGCTGCCCGATGGTTCCACCCGCGAGGTCCCGGCGGGAACCTTGGGGCGGGATGTCGTGGCAACCATTGGTGCCCGGCTGCTGCAGGCGTCCATCGCGGTGGCGGTGAACGGCGAGGTGCAGGATCTCATGACGCCGCTGCGGACGTCGGGGGCCTTTGTCGTCATCACCGAAAAGGACCCGCGCGCGCTGGCGGTGCTGCGTCATTCGGGCGCGCACATTCTGGCGACCGCAGTGCGTCGTCTGCGGCCGGATGCCAAAATCGGATTCGGCCCGGCCATCGACGACGGCTTCTACTACGATTTCGAGGTCGACAAGCCGTTCACCCCCGAGGATCTCACGGCGTTCGAAGCCGAGATGAAGAAGGTGGTAAGCGAGAAGCTCCCCTTCGTGCGCGAGGAAGTGACGCTGGCCCTCGCGCGACAGCGCTTCGTGGACGATCCGCTGAAACTCGAGCGCCTTGATGATTTCGAGGGCTCCGATGAAGTGATCTCCACCTACACCGACGGTCCGTTCGTCGATCTGTGCCGGGGGCCCCACGTCGCCGACACGTCGTACCTGAAGCACTTCAAGCTCCTCACCATTGCCGGCGCCTATTGGCGCGGTGACGTGAAGCGGCAGATGCTGCAGCGCATCTACGCCACGGCCTTCTTCAAGAAGGACGAGCTGGACGCGCACCTGCACCAGATCGAGGAGGCGAAGAAGCGCGATCATCGCGTGCTGGGTCGCGCGCTCGACCTGTTCCAACTGTTCCCGGTGGCGCCCGGTGCGGTGTTCTGGACACCCAAGGGCACGATGCTGTACAACACGCTGGAGGCGTTCGTGCGCGAGCGTCAGCAGGAGGCGTTCAAGGAAATCAAGACGCCGTTGTTGTACAACAAGGCCCTCTGGGAGCAATCGGGGCATTGGGGCAAGTATCGCGAGAACATGTTCCTCGTGCTGGACAGCGAATCGGGTGAGCATGACATGTCGCTCAAGCCCATGAACTGCCAATCGCATCATCTGTACTTTGCCTCCCACAAGCATTCCTATCGTGAACTGCCCATGCGGTACGTCACGTTCGACGTGCTGCACCGGAACGAACTGTCCGGCGCCCTGTCGGGGCTCACGCGGGTTCGGCAGTTTGCGCAGGACGATTGTCACGTCTATCTGCGCGAGGATCAGATTGCGGACGAGGTGCAGTTCCTGATGGACTTCATTCTTGGCTACTACGAGACGTTCGGGCTCACGGCCAGGCTCAAGTTCGCCACACGTCCCGAGCAACGCATTGGCAGTGATGACCTGTGGGACCGGGCCGAGGCCGCGCTGCGCGCCGCGCTCGAGTCGACCGGGCGTGAATACGAAATGAAAGAGGGCGACGGCGCGTTCTACGGTCCCAAGATCGACTTCGACGTCACGGACAGCATCGGTCGCGCCTGGCAACTGGGCACCATTCAGCTGGACTACAACGCGCCGGAGCGATTCGACCTGTCGTACACGGGCGAAGACAACACGGCGCATCGTCCGGTGGTCATTCATCGCGCGGTCTCCGGATCGTTCGAGCGATTCATTGCCATTCTCATCGAACACTTCGCGGGCGCGTTCCCGGTATGGCTGGCGCCGGAACAGGTGCGGGTGATCCCTATTGCCATCGATTTCAACGCGCACGCGGAAGCGCTTGTGGCGCAACTCAAGGCGCTGGGGGTACGGGCCACACTGGATGCGCGCAACGAGACGCTCAACTACCGCATTCGCGAAGGCGAAATGCAGAAAGTCCCGTACATGTGCGTCATTGGTCGACGCGAAGCCGACGAGAATACGGTCGCGCTCCGCACGCGCGGAGCGGGCAAGAAGCAGGATATCCTCGCGTTCGACGCCTTCGTGGCACGTCTGACCGAGGAGATCCGGACGCGCGCGCTGGTTCCGGCGCCGCCATCCGCCACCGCGTCGACGGAAACGGAGGCGGCGTCGTGACCCCGGAAGCCCTGCTGGACCTGTTCGTGTTGTCGCCCGTCGGACTGGTCGAGGTCGATGAAGAAGGGAAGGTGGAAGTCGCCAATCTTGCGGCCCGCAACCTGTTGACGCCGTTCACCCGCGACGGCACGCTCGACGACCTGTTCTCGGCGCTGGGATCCGTCGCACCCGACCTTGCGGCGCGGGTGCGCGGATATGCGGCGCCGCGCGGGGTGATTGTGGAGTCGATCGAGCTGATCGCTCCGGGTGTCGGCCGTGGTGTCCAGTTGTCGCTGGTCAAAGTCTCGCCAACCCGCATCGTGGCGGTGGCGACCGATGCCAGCGGCCTCGCGCACGCCCGCGGTCTGGTCGCGCAGCTTGAGCAGCGACTGCAGGCGGTTGAAGGGTCGGTTCGCGACTACGCGATCTATACGATCACCGGCGAGGGCATCGTCGCATCGTGGAGTGCGGCGGCCGAACGGGTGCATCAATGGTCGGCGGCCGATATGGTGGGACGATCGGCGGCGATGCTGCTGGCGGGAGACGCCGGAGGCGATGCGCATGTGCAGGAGGCGCTGTCACTGGCGGCGCGAAACGGCTGGTCGGAGGAAGAGGGCTATCGACTGCGCTCTGATGGCTCGTCGTTCTGGGCCACCACCATCGTGACGGCGCTGCGGGGGGCCGATGGCGAAGCGGTGGGGTTTACGGTCGTCACCCGCGACCTGTCCGAGCGCCGCAAGTTCGAGGAGGCCGTGCGCGATGATGCGACCAGCAACACGGACTACCTGACCGGTGCCTCCACGCGTCGCGCGTTCTTCGATGTGGCATCGTCGGAGGTGGCGCGGGCACGGCGCTACGGCCAGCCCCTGTCGTTGCTCCTGGTCGCGCCGGACAATTTTCGCGACATCGTCGATTCGCATGGCGAGGAGTTCGCCAGCGAGTGGCTGCGCTCCATCGCCAATATCTGTCGACAGGAGTCGCGCACCACCGATGTACTCGGACGCGTGGGCGGTGAGGAGTTTGCCGTGCTGCTGCCCAGCACCGAATTGTCGGGCGGACTGGTGTTGGCGGAACGCATTCGCGAGCGCATGCAACGCAATGTCTTTCCCGGTGAGCTGAAGGGATTGCGGTGCACGCTCTCGGTCGGTGTAGCCGAAGTGCTCGATGAAATCACCACGGTGGAGGGACTGCTCGCCGCGTCCGCCACGGCGGTCGAACGGGCGAAGCTCGCGGGCATGAACCTCGTGGTTGGCTACGACGTCTGATGACCGATCCGGTCCTTGCCGCCGATCCGAGCCTCGCGGCCATTTACCGCGCGGTGGCCGTCGTCAAGGGCATCATCGCCTTCGGATTCGTGTGCGTGCTGGTGTGGCGCGTGCGTTCGGCCCCCATCTCGAAAGGGCGCGTGTGCGTGTATTGCCTGTGCGTCGGGTCCATGATCGGTGCGGTCGCGCTGCTGGTGTCGCAGCGGACGTTTGGGATAGTGCCGTTCATGTTCGAGGGGGCGCTATTGAGCGCGCCGCTATTGGCGTTGAGCGACAAGCAGGCATGGATGTCGGGCGGAACGGGCGAGGATCAGGGCTGAGGGAGGACCGCCCCCGCCAATCCCGCAATCGATTATTTTCCCGTATTCCCCCCGGGGAACCGCCCGAGCCTCCGCCCGAGTGAACCGGCGCCTGTATGCGCCCCAATCCAGCACCATGACCGAACTTTCCCGCCAGCCTGTCATCGTCGGTGCGGCCCGCACCCCGATCGGGCGGTATCTCGGGGGCTTGAGCCCTCTTTCGGCGCCTGAGCTTGGCGCCATTGCGATTCGTGCCGCTCTGCAACGCAGCGGCGTGGCTGCCGACCAGGTCCAGGAAGTCATCATGGGCCATGTGCTGCAGGGCGGGACAGGGCAGGCACCGGGGCGCCAGGCCATGCTGAAGGCGGGGATCCCGTCCTCGGTATCGGCGGTGACCATCAATAAGGTGTGCGGATCTGGCCTCAAGGCCGTCATGCTGGCGGCGCAGGCCATCAAGGCGGGCGATGCGCAGGTCATCATCGCCGGCGGCCAGGAATCGATGTCCAACGCGCCTCACTACGTGTATGGCATGCGCGGCGGGGTGAAGATCGGCGATCAGACCATGGTGGACG from Gemmatimonadaceae bacterium encodes:
- a CDS encoding valine--tRNA ligase produces the protein MTLPDLNPLPPQYDAATTEAEWYPRWTEHGVFVADAARATTREPYVIVMPPPNVTAVLHVGHGLNNTVQDVLIRWRRMAGDEALWLPGTDHAGIATQNVVEKQLAAEGQTRFDVGRSAFVSRVAEFVEQTGGEILTQLKAIGSSADWSRTAYTFSPELSVAVREAFVRLHEDGLVYKGHRVIHWCPRCGTSLSDEEAEFTDTAGKLYHLRYVLADDPSHSVIVATTRPETMLGDVAVAVHPDDERYLAFVGRDVVLPLNGVRIPVVADTYTDPAFGSGAVKITPAHDPNDFEVGKRHALAMPVIIDAAGVVREVESAAGRVPSALAGLDRFEARTKIVAMLEAAGALVKVEPHQHSVRHCYRCDTVVEPRLSDQWFVRMQPLAEKALGVLRSGELRILPDRWEAVYVNWLEGIRDWNISRQIWWGHRVPVWYCDACDQAPIVSRHDVSNCPTCGGTVRQDEDVLDTWFSSWLWPISTLGWPNADSADLKAFYPGDVLVTAPEILFFWVSRMVMSGCWFMGQSPFHTVYLHGTVRDMVHRKMSKSLGNGIDPLDVVRLYGADALRWTMVAGLGLGVDVMLDPNDLDKSFAPGRNFCTKLWNIGRFLLSRVGTEPVQSLAALADGSLTAADAWILERLDTAIDECNAALGPARPANGLTWTDAERGRGLRLSEYAEAARRFVWNELADWYLESIKPRLFAEGGADREVARAVLAHAFDGALRLLQPMIPFITEALWQHLPQTPDGEFLAQAAWPTARVAGAVSDRERALVALFESAREAVQGIRQVRAEYNVTPGAMITAIVNPTSESVDVVATQAAVIGSFTRAAITVSGDTPREAAASIVGQRVTIHVPLAGMIDLEKERLRLSAEIAQLQQALDALLGRLSNEKFMAKAPPAIVDAERAKAADWQARLALLRRKLDQLDA
- a CDS encoding BON domain-containing protein, giving the protein MLLLVALGAVTGLALGVVLAERSGGLDGLTSRVRGARKRRQPDEQDESGAADTPPDASEMLADDDEGGDTDGAYLPEEYDSAWSHPDEAELEARVLEVFRNDPTLRGRAIDIGAIGDGTIELTGWVHSERELAHALTLARGVPDVQDVMDSLTVRDTDRSRAGQSATDR
- the thrS gene encoding threonine--tRNA ligase encodes the protein MIVLTLPDGSTREVPAGTLGRDVVATIGARLLQASIAVAVNGEVQDLMTPLRTSGAFVVITEKDPRALAVLRHSGAHILATAVRRLRPDAKIGFGPAIDDGFYYDFEVDKPFTPEDLTAFEAEMKKVVSEKLPFVREEVTLALARQRFVDDPLKLERLDDFEGSDEVISTYTDGPFVDLCRGPHVADTSYLKHFKLLTIAGAYWRGDVKRQMLQRIYATAFFKKDELDAHLHQIEEAKKRDHRVLGRALDLFQLFPVAPGAVFWTPKGTMLYNTLEAFVRERQQEAFKEIKTPLLYNKALWEQSGHWGKYRENMFLVLDSESGEHDMSLKPMNCQSHHLYFASHKHSYRELPMRYVTFDVLHRNELSGALSGLTRVRQFAQDDCHVYLREDQIADEVQFLMDFILGYYETFGLTARLKFATRPEQRIGSDDLWDRAEAALRAALESTGREYEMKEGDGAFYGPKIDFDVTDSIGRAWQLGTIQLDYNAPERFDLSYTGEDNTAHRPVVIHRAVSGSFERFIAILIEHFAGAFPVWLAPEQVRVIPIAIDFNAHAEALVAQLKALGVRATLDARNETLNYRIREGEMQKVPYMCVIGRREADENTVALRTRGAGKKQDILAFDAFVARLTEEIRTRALVPAPPSATASTETEAAS
- a CDS encoding GGDEF domain-containing protein, with the protein product MTPEALLDLFVLSPVGLVEVDEEGKVEVANLAARNLLTPFTRDGTLDDLFSALGSVAPDLAARVRGYAAPRGVIVESIELIAPGVGRGVQLSLVKVSPTRIVAVATDASGLAHARGLVAQLEQRLQAVEGSVRDYAIYTITGEGIVASWSAAAERVHQWSAADMVGRSAAMLLAGDAGGDAHVQEALSLAARNGWSEEEGYRLRSDGSSFWATTIVTALRGADGEAVGFTVVTRDLSERRKFEEAVRDDATSNTDYLTGASTRRAFFDVASSEVARARRYGQPLSLLLVAPDNFRDIVDSHGEEFASEWLRSIANICRQESRTTDVLGRVGGEEFAVLLPSTELSGGLVLAERIRERMQRNVFPGELKGLRCTLSVGVAEVLDEITTVEGLLAASATAVERAKLAGMNLVVGYDV